In one window of Hevea brasiliensis isolate MT/VB/25A 57/8 chromosome 10, ASM3005281v1, whole genome shotgun sequence DNA:
- the LOC110647102 gene encoding precursor of CEP9 produces MAETLALSKSAIFLLALIACLQILFTEGRPIKSVNKQEVVHKEMTKQGSDNTINSRQSKNTRGSQPRASSHIPNTAFGDSAASKDDFRPTSPGYSPGVGHPKEIVTSSRLEHSVAEFKDIIKPDGLKREVGKTTNLHQSKSGKIKGSETIPFSHIPKSVAGKDEEMSSPIGFSTSSAAYDFRPTDPGNSPYVGHPLSQEDSDGETDPPAPGRGKDYGFTPGRSNRIGQDVIFHRSNSANIKGSQATSSSHIPVNAHHHQTAVPLTPTAFHSSAASSTDDFRPTSPGFSPGVGHPKAVITSFNVETSVTEFKDDYRPTQPGHSPGVGHAYQKNNAEPNP; encoded by the coding sequence ATGGCAGAAACTCTGGCCTTATCTAAAAGCGCTATCTTTCTTCTTGCACTCATTGCCTGCCTTCAAATTCTGTTCACAGAAGGCAGGCCAATCAAGTCAGTGAACAAGCAGGAGGTTGTTCACAAGGAAATGACCAAGCAGGGCAGTGATAATACTATCAACTCCCGCCAAAGCAAGAACACAAGGGGTTCTCAGCCTAGAGCCTCAAGTCACATTCCTAATACTGCATTTGGTGATTCTGCAGCATCCAAGGATGATTTCCGGCCAACATCGCCTGGTTATAGTCCCGGTGTTGGCCATCCTAAGGAAATTGTTACTAGCTCCAGACTCGAACATTCTGTTGCAGAATTCAAAGATATTATAAAACCTGATGGTCTCAAACGTGAAGTTGGCAAAACCACCAACTTGCATCAAAGCAAGTCAGGGAAGATTAAGGGCTCTGAAACTATACCCTTTAGTCACATTCCAAAATCTGTGGCAGGAAAAGACGAAGAAAtgtcatctccaattggcttcagtACTTCTTCTGCTGCATATGATTTCCGGCCAACAGATCCAGGCAATAGCCCCTATGTAGGCCATCCTTTATCACAAGAAGACAGTGATGGAGAGACTGATCCTCCGGCACCAGGTAGAGGAAAAGATTACGGATTCACACCTGGTCGCAGCAATCGAATTGGCCAAGATGTCATTTTCCACCGAAGCAATTCGGCTAACATAAAGGGTTCTCAAGCTACTTCCTCGAGTCACATTCCTGTTAATGCTCATCATCACCAAACTGCAGTGCCCCTGACCCCAACTGCCTTCCACTCTTCTGCTGCGTCATCCACAGACGATTTCAGGCCAACATCTCCCGGTTTTAGCCCCGGTGTTGGGCATCCTAAGGCAGTGATTACTAGCTTCAACGTTGAAACTTCTGTTACAGAATTCAAAGATGATTACCGACCCACACAACCAGGTCACAGCCCAGGAGTTGGCCATGCTTATCAGAAAAACAACGCAGAACCAAATCCATAG